The Tissierellales bacterium sequence ATACTTTATATAAAGTAGGTGGTTCAATGAAAGATGCTTATGGAAGAAAAATTAATTACCTTAGAATATCTGTTACTGATTTATGTAATTTAAGATGTAGATATTGTATGCCAGAAGAAGGTATTTGTAAAGTAAAGCATGAAGATGTATTAACAGTAGAAGAAATTTATGAGATAGTTAAAATATTTGTATCCTTAGGTATTGATAAAATTAGAATA is a genomic window containing:
- a CDS encoding radical SAM protein — protein: MKDAYGRKINYLRISVTDLCNLRCRYCMPEEGICKVKHEDVLTVEEIYEIVKIFVSLGIDKIRITGGEPLTRNGILPIVGKIGSLNGVKDFAMTTNGLLLKKYAKDLKDAGLNRVNISLDTLDEEKYF